CAAGACTAACAGAAGAACCAGTAAGAtccatttttctaaaaataaataaatgttcatgtataaatttatattttacaatttaaaaacaagtgATAAAAGGTACCTAAGCATAGATTTTTCTCCTTGTTCTGAAATTGCAAAAACAGCTGTGTCCAGAATTAAAGTGTTGATTGACCATGAGAGATCAATTTCTACAAGACTATGACTCCACTTTTTACATATAAGATCAAGACCAGAATCCGATACTCGAGTAACATAAGATCcttagtaaaaacaaataaaaatttacataatagaaAGAAACAcagctaaataattaaatgaataaaaatttacctgATAAATATAGATGAGTCAAATCCCATGCAGGTATCCTTACTAGACTTGAATCTGTTACTTTAGAACATCCTCTAACATCAAGCACATACAATTTATgtgatgtttttaatatcCTCTCAAGAGCTTGATCATCAATAAATGGTTGTCCAGAGACATTTAGATCATTAGAAATTGTGGCAACACTTAATTCTTCCAGAAGTGGAAAACCCGGAGATAAGGCTTGTTCATTTAATGGAACATTACTTAGACATAGTTGGCTAGTGGACATTCGTAATACACGCAATTTAGGACATCCTTCTTGTAAACGTTCAATATGAAGATGTCCTGTATTACCAACCATACGGACTTTAGTCAAATCCAACGATTGAAGATTTGGGCAGTGGGTCTGAAATAAGAAACCATGtactaaatgtataaactttcaatattaatatgaaaaagaaaattcaataaaagttggtaaacaaaaaattttattagtgagtttaattgtttataatataagagagctttgtacttttaaattggAACTATagctattcaaaaaaaattaattaattttattgtaaaaaacaatGGTTTTCAAACTATGAAATAGCCTTGGGAGATGCAAGCACTTAACAGGGAAGGTGCgagataaatattgatattgtataactgtacactaataaaaaaatgtttcatttattcaaagtaaacaagattaattaatttatttttggggATGcatgaatcaaaaaaatttgggaatcaatgatattacaaattcaaaacgATAATGACTATGAGAATTGcatagaataatattcaaataatataatttattagtcttTGACAAGATCTTAgatactactatattattaaatatttctaataatttttcaaacctAATCTTTAAGAAGACCAATAAACtagtaagtttaaataaataaataactgtgaAAAGctataaatcaaatacatttaaaatacttacagCTAAAGAATTGACTAATTGAGTTATCCCCGAAAGACGATTATCGGCCAAATTTAAGTGTGTCAATCTTTGGCCCATATGTTTTGTCAGGAACATCAGAGAGTTTAAACAAACTCCACTTTTACCACTGCTATGTTGAgcctaaataaatgtattaaaaaagattcaaaaatatattaaactcatGTCTAACAACACTACttagaacattaaaaataaaacaatatttaatttgtattaattcaaatcatagtttaattaaaaatctatggtAGTTATAGAACCATTaactataactaaaaattaattatataaatatattttacacacacacaaatacagGGTTTATGAATGGACcctgaatttaaaaacaacaatataatatagaaaaaaatattgataaaaaatgtttttgaaaaatgtctcAACAAAACCACATTGCTCACTGGACCACGGCATGGTAATGACTAAACACCTTATGAATTTTCTAATCTAACAAGGTAAACTGctctaaattaattgatatgttaacacattaataattgtttgaaatgTGGAAGTTCATTACGTCGCCCCTGTATTtcaattagatatatatttaatcttttgattataaaatgtatccgTTTACGTagtgatattatacatataaatataaaaatctttaaaaataatatataaaatggataattttttttattgaggcGGGGCGGATAAGGTAATTTAAACatgaaaacttaatataatatactcttacTGTATTTGCAATGAGTGAAATACTGAACTGATAcacatgcatatttttaatttagatttaattatacatgttctgttataaattgtgtatattatatatattgtaatatcaatgataatgaataatgataaaaaaaaaacacatcatcattattattattttttaattaaacacacACTCACTATAAAACTAACaagtttatgtataaaaccTGTAGGTATCTCCcaaaaattttcaactttaaagaaaaaaatgtttgcttttaatattatattatttgccttttactacaaataaaaaaattaattaataatattataaaatatttaaaaaccattaattaaattcttaattctATACTCTGTGTCACAAgagaataatcattttttgagCATATTGACTGGCCGTTCCCATCAATAGCAAAGCCAAATTTCCCCTCACCTTGCTAGTCAATGATTCTCAAAGACAACATACAAACGTTTACGACTAACGTAAAGCACAACGTACACTCATACAGTTACAACATATTGTGACCATAATGTTCGATGAAGAACAACAGACTTCCCAACAGTAGGGGTTGTTAGTGGAAAATTCACAGAAATGGACAAACATCGGTTGACCGATTGATTATCCTATTTTTAGACTgagtatatgtattgtattataattaatatgatattaaaatataatatgaactaaaattaatttcatgtaAGAGGTCACCCAAATATATTGGCTCTATCTTATtacattgaaaattatgtgtttacgattcattttattattgttttaaaattagagtaaattttgacttataataaaatatgaaggtaagattattattcaagttatttcataaaattttaattaagaagCATATTATGAGTATTGTAAGATATTCATTTGTtcgtaaactttaaaatttttagcatcaaaattaaaacattaataaaatcatttgagATGATCTAACAATGATCTCtaaaaaaaccttttatttttaaaaggccACTTcactcataattttaaaataaacatagaaaAATGGATTActgtaaaagtaatatttgttataatgtgCATTTGTATTACAGAAACAATACATGCAAGTGTATTttcttaaaagaaaaattataaatttcattataatttttaaagattcaTTAAGTagaaaatacacatattaatttcaaataatatttataaataaatatcaaacataattattggataaaacacatacatttatatatgtatacatgtatacatatttttttaattaaatatgtatacatgtatacatatttttttaattaaatatgattaaatttctTACATTTATTCCTGATAAATCTATTCGTTCCAGTTTGTGACAATTGGTGATGATAAACCGAACATTATCCAAACTAAGACCTTCCCAACCTGTTAAACTCAATCCTCGTAGATCTAAACACGAGGTGCTAATTTTATCTAGTATTACAGGAATGCCAGTAAATTGCCAACCacctaaaacattttaaaataaatgttataactaatcagaataattaattaaatttaatgtatttacctAAATTGAGTTCCTGTACTCTGGCAAGTCTGTTTTCACAAAGCCATCTAAAATTGATATCATTTCTTATAGGATTTTTTGAAACCCATCGCCCTGCTAGATCAATATTAGTCCAAAGTAGTGGATCAGATGCAACTATACGCCAAAACCTACAAACCTGAGACACTctgaaaaatagaaatttatcataagtttagattaatttggccaaagtttaaataaattatttttttttacctgacAAGAAACGGAATGCATCCTTCATCTTTAGTTGCTAAacgaaaaatttcaaatagtatAGGTTCAGGTAATTGATAACCCCATACACTTTGTTCAGCTGGTTCATCACATTGCATTGTTTTACTTTCATCTACTTTCTTCCTACTTTTTCGTTTCTTTTTTTGAGGCATAGcagttaatgatatttttaatttaataccacCATTTTCAGCAATTTCACTATGATACATTGAGCCTGCAGGTGGTTTTTTGGGCTTAACTGGTTTGTCTTTGGGAGCTGAACGTCGTTTGCGAGGTTTTCCAGATTTAGTTAATGTAACACCTTTGATAGTTGTAGATTTCGGTACAAGTGTTGGTGGAATAATTAAAGTCTTAGTAACCTCTCCATTAGTAATAATTGGAGTAGGTTGAGGTTGTATGATTAAAGATTCTAAATCAACTCTAGGTGAACATACATCACTTGATACACTTTCAATTGATCGTGGATTTGTTTCTACAGATCGTTCACTACCAGTTCTTTGAGTGGTAGCAGGACTAATAACACTGTCACTTAAACTAGAATTTTCTCCATTACACATAGGTGATGCACTAAGAGCTCCAGCACCTGGACTGTCAGACACGCTAACAGGTGTAGGAAAACTAGCAATAGTTGGAGATATACCAGGAGAATACTGATCAGTTCTAATttgtctattattaaaatcaggcAAGGTTGGTGGTCCTGTATTAACTGAAGGTATAAAGGTATCCACATGATTTGACATTGTGTTAGGATCAAAGCCAGGAAGTGGTAAGACCGAAGAACTTGTGTCCATTGAATTAAAGTTTGAAGTTAATGGTTGAGGGTTGTAATTAAAAGCCATAGGTGAAGGATTTGGTGTTAGTACAGTATAACCACCATAAGAATCattcataaaatttgaattatccTTGTTAAAACCCTGACTCAGTAACTGATTTGAATCTAATCGGTTCCGATATACATCTTgaatcatgttattattaggATGCAACATGTTATTGTATGATAGTGGATCAAAATTTTGAACATGTAGTGGTGGATGATGAGTTGTTTTATCTTGATccaataaaaactgtttaagACATTCATGATCTTGGTCTATTTCCAAATGGGAAAATAGAGATGGATCActgataaaacaattattactattatccaTTTCACTCGCCTTCAGCAAtggtatgttaaaattatccaTTTACATACAAAACTATGGGAAATAAATCCACAAAACCTCGTTGATCCATCAAGCAGAGAATCATTCAGGTAAATGATGTAATAGGCCTGCTATATTTGAGGCTAAAttcctgaaaaataaaatataataagcatattaatatcaaaaccctaaaaataaataatcaataaatgaataaatattatacctaataaaatgttaGGTACACTTAAGAAtttgttattagtttaaatcaaggtttaagtatattaaaaataagttaaataacatAGTGAAAATATCCTTATAGCAGACACCttagaaactttaaaaatcgcctgctaataagaaatattaacttctttaataataggtacaatttgacaaaatattataatataaacatttaatatctacctatattattaagtatttatttaaaagtaatctcAAACCCCAGaatctacttaaaataaaatcatttgtttAACTGTCCAAACCTAATATAGGTGCATAGAGAGTTAATGCACCTATATCCATAATGGaaactgatttaaatattacacagtgatattaaacataattgtcAAAATCAATATGATGATCTAAATGTTTAAGGTCTGCACATATCACTGTTAGCAGTAAAATTGAAGCCGAACACAATTTACTATTACAATGACAGAGTGCAGGTCTTTGGGTATTTCTGTTTGTGTTCataaaaagaaacaatatacagttataaaatatatcattttagtaCAGCTGCCAGTCTTTTACTAATGTGATAAGAAAATCTTACAAAATGTGAAAACTGAAGAAAAACATTAGGAGAGGTGTATTTTAaagaagtttaatttaaaacatgtagGTGACAAAATAAACTTGGTAGAAACGGCAAGCACACCAAatgataatgtaaaaaaaatgataaatgcaattaaaaagcaagttattataataatattataaatatgtagcaTGACTTGATGTtcttagttaaatttaaatgcccCCtccctacacacacacacacatttttgACAACACTtctatgttatttatactaatattatattaaatattgattacagAGGGGATGTATGGGAAAGGAGAGGGAAGAAACCCAATTCCTCAAAGATATCAATCGCGCGATTATATCGATGAGACGACGGTACGAGTAGACAGGATATCCGATGAAAATACAGTTCGAAAGACGGAAATAGATGTGAGAATAGAAACATAAACCTC
This sequence is a window from Rhopalosiphum maidis isolate BTI-1 chromosome 1, ASM367621v3, whole genome shotgun sequence. Protein-coding genes within it:
- the LOC113549174 gene encoding F-box/LRR-repeat protein 6 — translated: MDNFNIPLLKASEMDNSNNCFISDPSLFSHLEIDQDHECLKQFLLDQDKTTHHPPLHVQNFDPLSYNNMLHPNNNMIQDVYRNRLDSNQLLSQGFNKDNSNFMNDSYGGYTVLTPNPSPMAFNYNPQPLTSNFNSMDTSSSVLPLPGFDPNTMSNHVDTFIPSVNTGPPTLPDFNNRQIRTDQYSPGISPTIASFPTPVSVSDSPGAGALSASPMCNGENSSLSDSVISPATTQRTGSERSVETNPRSIESVSSDVCSPRVDLESLIIQPQPTPIITNGEVTKTLIIPPTLVPKSTTIKGVTLTKSGKPRKRRSAPKDKPVKPKKPPAGSMYHSEIAENGGIKLKISLTAMPQKKKRKSRKKVDESKTMQCDEPAEQSVWGYQLPEPILFEIFRLATKDEGCIPFLVRVSQVCRFWRIVASDPLLWTNIDLAGRWVSKNPIRNDINFRWLCENRLARVQELNLGGWQFTGIPVILDKISTSCLDLRGLSLTGWEGLSLDNVRFIITNCHKLERIDLSGINAQHSSGKSGVCLNSLMFLTKHMGQRLTHLNLADNRLSGITQLVNSLATHCPNLQSLDLTKVRMVGNTGHLHIERLQEGCPKLRVLRMSTSQLCLSNVPLNEQALSPGFPLLEELSVATISNDLNVSGQPFIDDQALERILKTSHKLYVLDVRGCSKVTDSSLVRIPAWDLTHLYLSGSYVTRVSDSGLDLICKKWSHSLVEIDLSWSINTLILDTAVFAISEQGEKSMLRKMDLTGSSVSLDPVKAILNNCHRLSALNLASCRGLPRGIKRLYKGHSLTELRAQLNKPDSSQESEDGGG